The Mytilus galloprovincialis chromosome 7, xbMytGall1.hap1.1, whole genome shotgun sequence genome has a window encoding:
- the LOC143083083 gene encoding uncharacterized protein LOC143083083 isoform X2 has translation MHQFCVFLFMFYFLDFSIIYAAIETISLPPLICSYGFEDYKVNPEHSYKVVYNGGKIKRLCALLRFYGFSDDKDYNEYTYQKCISIEEFNIDCGSSNVTLEYRTKKTGISSIRSLNKDTFLQHTYSCNDQLSDIPEFCTTNSSYHQDLLINFVANENTASRIVFNVRNGDKYKLDCNNTVFESCKDQGENKNQKHDSSDNDSPNLEALPYIGAIAGVLLVLAIPTVVVLCRRYRRRKERRERIRKVEKEVSGM, from the exons ATGCATCAGTTTTGTGTCTTcttgtttatgttttattttttggacTTTAGTATCATATATGCTGCCATCGAAACGA TATCTTTACCACCTCTAATATGCAGTTATGGTTTTGAAGATTACAAAGTTAATCCAGAACATAGTTATAAAGTCGTCTACAATGGCGGGAAAATAAAAAGGTTGTGTGCTTTATTGCGGTTTTATGGCTTTTCTGATGACAAAGACTACAATGAATATACCTATCAAAAATGTATCAGCATAGAAGAATTTAATATCGACTGTGGGTCTTCTAACGTCACCTTGGAATACAGAACTAAAAAAACTGGAATATCCTCAATCAGGTCACTGAATAAG GATACATTTCTACAACATACATATTCATGTAATGACCAATTATCAGACATACCAGAATTTTGTACCACTAATTCCAGTTATCATCAAGATCTGTTAATAAATTTTGTTGCAAACGAGAACACTGCATCAAGAATCGTGTTTAATGTCAGAAATGGAGACAAATATAAACTAGATTGTAATAATACAGTCTTTG AAAGCTGCAAAGATCAGGGAGAAAATAAGAACCAAAAACATGATTCTTCAGATAATGATT cACCAAACCTTGAAGCACTTCCATATATTGGAGCAATTGCTGGCGTACTTCTTGTTCTTGCAATTCCAACAGTTGTAGTACTGTGTCGACGTTATAGGCGAAGAAAAGAAAGACGAGAAAGAATACGAAAAGTAGAAAAAGAGGTGTCCGGCATGTAA
- the LOC143083083 gene encoding uncharacterized protein LOC143083083 isoform X1, giving the protein MHQFCVFLFMFYFLDFSIIYAAIETISLPPLICSYGFEDYKVNPEHSYKVVYNGGKIKRLCALLRFYGFSDDKDYNEYTYQKCISIEEFNIDCGSSNVTLEYRTKKTGISSIRSLNKFVYLQDTFLQHTYSCNDQLSDIPEFCTTNSSYHQDLLINFVANENTASRIVFNVRNGDKYKLDCNNTVFESCKDQGENKNQKHDSSDNDSPNLEALPYIGAIAGVLLVLAIPTVVVLCRRYRRRKERRERIRKVEKEVSGM; this is encoded by the exons ATGCATCAGTTTTGTGTCTTcttgtttatgttttattttttggacTTTAGTATCATATATGCTGCCATCGAAACGA TATCTTTACCACCTCTAATATGCAGTTATGGTTTTGAAGATTACAAAGTTAATCCAGAACATAGTTATAAAGTCGTCTACAATGGCGGGAAAATAAAAAGGTTGTGTGCTTTATTGCGGTTTTATGGCTTTTCTGATGACAAAGACTACAATGAATATACCTATCAAAAATGTATCAGCATAGAAGAATTTAATATCGACTGTGGGTCTTCTAACGTCACCTTGGAATACAGAACTAAAAAAACTGGAATATCCTCAATCAGGTCACTGAATAAG TTTGTATATCTTCAGGATACATTTCTACAACATACATATTCATGTAATGACCAATTATCAGACATACCAGAATTTTGTACCACTAATTCCAGTTATCATCAAGATCTGTTAATAAATTTTGTTGCAAACGAGAACACTGCATCAAGAATCGTGTTTAATGTCAGAAATGGAGACAAATATAAACTAGATTGTAATAATACAGTCTTTG AAAGCTGCAAAGATCAGGGAGAAAATAAGAACCAAAAACATGATTCTTCAGATAATGATT cACCAAACCTTGAAGCACTTCCATATATTGGAGCAATTGCTGGCGTACTTCTTGTTCTTGCAATTCCAACAGTTGTAGTACTGTGTCGACGTTATAGGCGAAGAAAAGAAAGACGAGAAAGAATACGAAAAGTAGAAAAAGAGGTGTCCGGCATGTAA